From a single Streptomyces liliifuscus genomic region:
- the ltaE gene encoding low-specificity L-threonine aldolase, whose translation MQPTADFRSDTVTRPDEAMRAAMASAEVGDAVFDECPTSKRLEAFAAEILNKEAALFFPTGTQSNLAGLMAHCGRGDEYIVGQMAHTYRNEGGGAAVLGSIQPQPLPNETDGTIALEAIAAAIKPDDFHNAVTRLLALENTFNGLALPEGYLEDATELARTRGLATHLDGARLMNAAVESGRDPAWIAGRFDTVSLCLSKGLGAPVGSVLAGPGQLIEKARRIRKMLGGGMRQSGILAAAGIHALEHNVTRLREDHERAARLAEILSRFPELGAGKAQTNMVFMSPRKADAGEFVSFLADRGIAVGGGYGTLRWVTHLDVDDVSIDRVESACSEFFENERNQ comes from the coding sequence TTGCAGCCGACAGCAGACTTCCGATCAGACACCGTCACGCGCCCCGATGAAGCGATGCGGGCCGCCATGGCATCCGCCGAGGTCGGGGACGCGGTTTTCGACGAGTGTCCGACCAGCAAGCGGCTGGAAGCGTTCGCCGCCGAAATACTCAACAAAGAGGCGGCGTTGTTCTTTCCGACCGGCACGCAGTCGAACCTTGCCGGGCTGATGGCCCATTGCGGACGCGGAGACGAGTACATCGTCGGCCAAATGGCCCACACGTATCGCAACGAGGGTGGCGGCGCTGCCGTCCTGGGCTCGATCCAGCCTCAGCCGCTGCCGAACGAGACGGACGGCACCATCGCGCTGGAGGCGATAGCCGCTGCGATCAAGCCCGATGACTTTCACAATGCGGTCACCCGTCTGCTGGCGCTCGAGAATACTTTCAATGGTCTTGCCCTGCCCGAGGGCTATCTGGAAGACGCCACCGAGCTGGCGCGAACTCGCGGCCTGGCAACGCATCTGGACGGGGCGCGGCTCATGAACGCTGCCGTCGAAAGCGGGCGCGACCCGGCATGGATCGCCGGCCGGTTCGACACCGTTTCGCTCTGCCTCTCGAAGGGGCTCGGGGCGCCCGTCGGCTCTGTCCTGGCGGGACCGGGGCAACTGATCGAGAAGGCGCGGCGTATCCGAAAGATGCTGGGCGGCGGTATGCGGCAGAGCGGAATTCTGGCGGCGGCGGGCATTCATGCGCTGGAACACAATGTGACTCGGTTGCGCGAGGATCACGAACGGGCAGCGCGACTTGCTGAGATACTGAGCAGATTCCCAGAACTTGGGGCAGGAAAGGCACAGACCAACATGGTCTTCATGTCCCCAAGGAAGGCGGACGCAGGCGAGTTCGTGTCCTTCCTGGCCGACCGAGGGATCGCCGTCGGCGGAGGATACGGAACCCTCCGCTGGGTAACGCATCTCGATGTCGACGACGTCTCGATCGATCGAGTCGAATCAGCCTGCTCGGAATTCTTCGAGAACGAGAGAAACCAATAA
- a CDS encoding LacI family DNA-binding transcriptional regulator produces MTGHNPGMNVTGHTRRSVSIRDVATAAGVSYQTVSRVINDHPSVKPSTRERVLAAIDELGFRRNSTALALASGRSRAVTVLTSNTTHYGYASVLQGIEEAARAASYTVGIGVLESADEADEAAVAAQVQRSADAGGGLIVIAYDPAGVRALGAVPADLPVVGVVETPASPPSDDRPWVWADDREAAYQATRHLLSLGHQTVHYVAIPSSTRRTSARTTGWQQALKEAGARRPRPLQGSWGPAGGHAAGLKLAGNPDVTAILCGNDDLALGVIRALHETGRAVPGDVSVAGFDDAPHSAYLTPSLTTVRLDFTGLGRSAFALLHGVLEESAQIAPHPVSVPELIVRESSGPPPERG; encoded by the coding sequence GTGACCGGTCACAATCCTGGCATGAATGTGACCGGTCACACAAGGCGCTCGGTGAGTATCAGGGATGTCGCGACCGCGGCCGGGGTCTCGTACCAGACCGTCTCCCGGGTGATCAACGACCATCCCAGCGTCAAGCCGTCCACCCGGGAGCGGGTGCTCGCCGCCATCGACGAACTGGGGTTCAGGCGCAACTCCACCGCGCTCGCCCTCGCCAGCGGACGCAGCCGCGCCGTGACCGTGCTCACCTCCAACACCACGCACTACGGCTATGCCTCGGTCCTCCAGGGCATCGAGGAGGCGGCGCGGGCTGCCTCCTACACCGTGGGGATCGGCGTTCTCGAGTCGGCCGATGAGGCCGACGAGGCAGCCGTTGCCGCGCAAGTTCAGCGGTCGGCGGACGCAGGCGGCGGGCTGATCGTGATCGCATACGATCCGGCCGGTGTACGGGCCCTGGGCGCGGTGCCCGCCGATCTGCCGGTCGTCGGTGTGGTGGAGACCCCCGCGAGCCCGCCCAGCGACGACCGCCCCTGGGTGTGGGCCGACGACCGCGAGGCCGCCTACCAAGCGACCCGCCATCTGCTCTCCCTCGGCCACCAGACCGTGCACTACGTCGCCATCCCGTCCAGCACCCGGCGCACCAGCGCCCGTACCACCGGCTGGCAGCAGGCGCTCAAGGAGGCCGGAGCGCGACGACCCCGCCCGCTGCAGGGCAGTTGGGGCCCGGCGGGCGGCCACGCGGCGGGCCTGAAGCTCGCGGGGAACCCCGATGTCACCGCGATTCTGTGCGGCAACGACGACCTCGCGCTCGGGGTCATCCGCGCCCTCCACGAGACGGGCCGGGCAGTGCCGGGCGACGTCAGCGTGGCCGGGTTCGACGACGCCCCGCACTCCGCCTATCTCACCCCGTCGCTGACGACCGTCCGTCTGGACTTCACCGGGCTCGGGCGGTCCGCGTTCGCCCTGCTGCACGGCGTGCTGGAGGAGTCCGCGCAGATCGCCCCGCACCCCGTCTCCGTACCGGAACTGATCGTGCGGGAGAGCTCGGGGCCGCCGCCCGAACGCGGGTGA
- a CDS encoding ABC transporter substrate-binding protein, producing MKRRALPALAFICAAALSATACSDPTAGDSGSSSDSGGKQTKVDPNARLDGVKLTMWTAQNTINAPKQVIDAFEKATGAKVEAQAIPDPYEQNVPTKLASGDKPDLMFWQPSISTLPFIQPKQNLLTLDGEEWESKLGDTEKSLGMIDGKRYAAIVTSPSMLGVYYNKDVFKKAGLTEKDFPKSYDELLALGSTITDKTDAAGFYEAGGDKWPLQWQTQVQLTDLDKQWWADLNRNKEKWTDPVVVDAIKKYKEKLLDAGLAQKNYKTGTFTGQADSLWKGESGMVLNVTSFQSQLQAKYSTAEIDKRIGWFPIANSSATGMYSPDQTNGVVAFKTGDEKRQNAARQFMAFWLGPDYPDYIKAMKIPSVQPSVPTPDGLPQASKDQVAALPTAIGVFQAKAIVAPDTHLYLADMLYGKKSPQQVAQAIQDQFAQVAKAQGATGF from the coding sequence ATGAAGAGAAGAGCCCTGCCCGCGCTGGCGTTCATATGCGCTGCCGCTCTGTCCGCCACCGCGTGCAGCGACCCCACCGCCGGCGACTCCGGTTCCTCCTCCGACTCGGGCGGCAAGCAGACGAAGGTCGACCCGAACGCGCGCCTGGACGGCGTGAAGCTGACCATGTGGACCGCGCAGAACACCATCAACGCGCCGAAGCAGGTCATCGACGCCTTCGAGAAGGCCACCGGCGCCAAGGTCGAGGCCCAGGCCATCCCCGACCCGTACGAGCAGAACGTGCCGACCAAGCTCGCCTCCGGCGACAAGCCGGACCTGATGTTCTGGCAGCCGTCCATCTCCACGCTGCCCTTCATCCAGCCGAAGCAGAACCTCCTGACCCTCGACGGGGAGGAGTGGGAGTCCAAACTCGGCGACACCGAGAAGTCACTCGGCATGATCGACGGCAAACGGTACGCGGCGATCGTCACCAGCCCCTCCATGCTCGGCGTCTACTACAACAAGGACGTCTTCAAGAAGGCCGGGCTCACCGAGAAGGACTTCCCGAAGTCGTACGACGAACTGCTGGCACTGGGCAGCACCATCACGGACAAGACCGACGCGGCCGGCTTCTACGAGGCAGGCGGCGACAAGTGGCCGCTGCAGTGGCAGACGCAGGTCCAGCTCACCGACCTCGACAAGCAGTGGTGGGCCGACCTCAACCGGAACAAGGAGAAGTGGACCGACCCGGTCGTCGTCGACGCCATCAAGAAGTACAAGGAGAAGCTGCTCGACGCGGGCCTCGCGCAGAAGAACTACAAGACCGGCACCTTCACGGGGCAGGCCGACTCCCTCTGGAAGGGCGAGTCCGGCATGGTCCTCAACGTCACCTCCTTCCAGAGCCAGTTGCAGGCCAAGTACTCCACGGCCGAGATCGACAAGAGGATCGGCTGGTTCCCGATCGCCAACTCCTCCGCGACCGGGATGTACTCCCCCGACCAGACCAACGGCGTGGTCGCGTTCAAGACCGGTGACGAGAAGCGGCAGAACGCCGCCCGCCAGTTCATGGCCTTCTGGCTCGGGCCGGACTACCCCGACTACATCAAGGCGATGAAGATCCCCTCCGTGCAGCCGTCCGTGCCGACCCCCGACGGCCTCCCCCAGGCGTCGAAGGACCAGGTCGCCGCGCTGCCCACGGCCATCGGCGTCTTCCAGGCCAAGGCGATCGTCGCGCCGGACACCCACCTGTATCTCGCCGACATGCTCTACGGGAAGAAGAGCCCGCAGCAGGTCGCCCAGGCGATCCAGGACCAGTTCGCGCAGGTGGCCAAGGCCCAGGGCGCGACCGGCTTCTAG
- a CDS encoding carbohydrate ABC transporter permease — MHPAWRYGRPALVLLIAGLAVGVPLWLVAVTSAKPQAEAITPNLDLPRQWQPSSNYEDAVSQGEMLRGFLNSLLVVVPSVALVLILGAGAAWVFARRKSKLVSTAYALCISGLLLPPAVITIVMELRQLGLAGTRPGMIAVYTGMYLSTSIFFMTGFIRAIPVELEEAARMDGAAPLRIFRQIILPLLRPVIATATIMVMLYAWSDIFYAFFVLGGGDKATLPLNLYKVASAQLYLNNWHLVFAYVVVMSLPMVAIFLVAQRKIVSGITSGAVK; from the coding sequence GTGCACCCCGCCTGGCGTTACGGCCGTCCGGCGCTCGTCCTCCTGATCGCCGGGCTCGCCGTGGGCGTACCGCTGTGGCTGGTCGCCGTCACCTCCGCCAAGCCGCAGGCCGAAGCGATCACACCCAACCTGGACCTGCCGCGGCAGTGGCAGCCGTCCAGCAACTACGAGGACGCCGTCAGCCAGGGCGAGATGCTGCGCGGCTTCCTCAACTCCCTGCTCGTCGTGGTGCCTTCGGTCGCCCTCGTACTGATCCTCGGGGCGGGCGCCGCCTGGGTCTTCGCGCGCCGCAAGTCGAAGCTGGTCTCGACGGCGTACGCGCTCTGCATCAGCGGGCTACTGCTGCCGCCCGCCGTCATCACCATCGTCATGGAGCTGCGGCAGCTGGGCCTCGCGGGCACCCGGCCCGGGATGATCGCCGTCTACACCGGGATGTACCTCTCCACGTCGATCTTCTTCATGACCGGCTTCATCCGGGCCATCCCGGTGGAACTGGAGGAGGCCGCGCGGATGGACGGCGCGGCGCCGCTGCGGATCTTCCGGCAGATCATCCTGCCGCTGCTCAGGCCGGTCATCGCCACCGCGACGATCATGGTGATGCTCTACGCCTGGAGCGACATCTTCTACGCCTTCTTCGTCCTCGGCGGCGGAGACAAGGCGACCCTGCCGCTCAACCTCTACAAGGTCGCCAGCGCCCAGCTCTACCTCAACAACTGGCATCTCGTCTTCGCGTACGTCGTGGTGATGAGCCTGCCCATGGTCGCCATCTTCCTGGTGGCCCAGCGAAAGATCGTGTCCGGAATCACCAGTGGAGCCGTCAAATGA
- a CDS encoding carbohydrate ABC transporter permease: MADTAIRTRTQKPAPAKGRARKVGRLPRAAVHHPWWFALPAIAVFAAFFLVPNLLNFYYPFTNWSSYHPDIAFTGLDNFKTIADDGSLLRAIRTTLVYALLAAVFQNGFGLVLALLLEADSRFNRFFRAVFFLPVLISALATGYVFQALLNQDGAVNGLLGTNIPWLGSTTWTLVLVTVIHGWKWMGLSMLIYLAGLKGIPGEMLEAAKCDGAGPWRTFWSVRWPMLAPALTFNVTTALIGSMNTFDIVQATTGGGPAASTEVFNIYMFRIFGQGLYAQASAMSLVLFLVVVAVAIPLVIGLRRREQLL; this comes from the coding sequence ATGGCGGACACGGCCATACGCACGCGCACGCAGAAACCGGCGCCCGCCAAGGGCCGGGCAAGAAAAGTGGGACGGCTGCCCCGCGCCGCCGTCCACCACCCCTGGTGGTTCGCGCTCCCCGCGATCGCCGTCTTCGCGGCCTTCTTCCTGGTGCCGAACCTGCTCAACTTCTACTACCCGTTCACCAATTGGTCCTCGTACCACCCGGACATCGCCTTCACCGGCCTCGACAACTTCAAGACCATCGCCGACGACGGCTCACTGCTACGGGCGATCCGTACGACGCTGGTGTACGCCCTGCTGGCCGCGGTCTTCCAGAACGGCTTCGGGCTGGTCCTGGCGCTGCTCCTGGAGGCGGACTCCCGGTTCAACCGCTTCTTCCGCGCCGTCTTCTTCCTGCCCGTGCTCATCTCGGCGCTCGCCACCGGCTACGTCTTCCAGGCGCTGCTGAACCAGGACGGCGCCGTCAACGGACTCCTCGGCACCAATATCCCCTGGCTCGGCTCGACGACGTGGACGCTGGTCCTGGTCACCGTCATCCACGGCTGGAAGTGGATGGGCCTGTCCATGCTGATCTACCTGGCCGGCCTCAAGGGCATCCCCGGCGAGATGCTGGAGGCCGCGAAGTGCGACGGCGCCGGGCCGTGGCGGACCTTCTGGTCGGTGCGCTGGCCGATGCTCGCGCCCGCTCTCACCTTCAACGTCACCACGGCGCTGATCGGCTCGATGAACACCTTCGACATCGTGCAGGCCACGACGGGCGGCGGGCCCGCGGCCTCCACGGAGGTCTTCAACATCTACATGTTCCGCATCTTCGGACAGGGCCTGTACGCCCAGGCCTCCGCGATGAGCCTGGTCCTCTTCCTGGTCGTGGTCGCCGTCGCGATCCCCCTCGTCATCGGACTGCGCCGACGGGAGCAACTGCTGTGA
- a CDS encoding alpha-galactosidase, producing the protein MTVTSDAAGTAPNNTHQTVTWGHRELETEFATGADGVLRLVRLARPGDPVSESGSDAPLHLVELTALGHGSGWSGPRFTGTALGSRLRYRGHVTGERDGWTHLTVELHDARTGLTAFLELSSPVGLPVLRSRVRLRNDGGEPLVVQSVSSLLLGALPSPDSLDVHRARNDWLAECRWHTEPLRDTVTDIHVDVHQHDSRAALTLSGRGSWPTDGHLPMGALTECGGDRAWLWQIESPAGWRWDLGERDHGTYLALNGPMDAEHQWRVRLTPGSEFTTVHGVLALGSGLDDAFGALTSYRRAVRRPHPDHTTLPVVFNDYMNTLMGDPTTEKLLPLIDAAADAGSEYFCIDSGWYDDGTEGWWDSVGEWLPSPRRFPDGGIQEVLDRIRERGMVPGLWLEPEVVGVRSPVADSLPPDAFFQRDGLRITEQGRHQLDLRHPAARAHLDKTVDRLVGDWGVGYLKLDYNIVVDPGTCAPRDIAPGAGLLGHAEAYLGWLSEVLDRHPGLVIENCASGGMRMDGATLAVAQLQSTSDQQDPLRFPPIAAAAPTAVPPEQGAVWAYPQPEFDDDLITFTLGGALLGRIHLSGHLNRMSEYQLGLVRSAVAVYKSIRGDLAEAVPFWPLGLPGWTDEWLALGMRLPGDSTSYVSVWRRGGESELHLPVRHLAGRKVRTEILHPSAPTAGSAVWEGDGDGTGDGLRVSLPRTPGVLLIRLTSGG; encoded by the coding sequence TTGACCGTTACGTCGGACGCGGCGGGTACGGCCCCCAACAACACTCACCAGACGGTCACTTGGGGCCACCGGGAGCTGGAGACGGAGTTCGCCACCGGCGCCGACGGGGTCCTCAGGTTGGTCCGCCTGGCGCGCCCCGGCGACCCGGTGTCGGAGTCCGGCTCCGATGCCCCTCTCCACCTTGTGGAGCTCACCGCCCTCGGCCACGGAAGCGGCTGGTCCGGCCCGCGCTTCACCGGCACGGCCCTCGGTTCGCGCCTGCGGTACCGCGGTCATGTCACCGGGGAACGCGACGGCTGGACGCACCTGACCGTCGAACTCCACGACGCCCGGACCGGGTTGACCGCCTTCCTGGAGTTGTCCTCGCCCGTCGGACTGCCTGTGCTCCGCTCCCGCGTCCGCCTCCGCAACGACGGAGGGGAGCCCCTCGTCGTCCAGTCGGTCAGCAGTCTGCTGCTGGGCGCCCTTCCCTCACCCGACAGCCTCGACGTCCACCGCGCCCGCAACGACTGGCTTGCGGAGTGCCGCTGGCACACCGAGCCGCTGCGGGACACCGTCACCGACATCCATGTCGACGTCCACCAACACGACAGCCGGGCGGCACTGACCCTGAGCGGACGAGGTAGTTGGCCCACCGACGGACACCTTCCGATGGGCGCACTCACCGAATGCGGGGGCGACCGGGCCTGGTTGTGGCAGATCGAGTCCCCGGCGGGCTGGCGCTGGGACCTGGGGGAGCGCGACCACGGTACGTATCTGGCGCTGAACGGGCCCATGGACGCGGAGCACCAGTGGCGGGTCCGGCTGACCCCCGGCTCCGAATTCACCACCGTGCACGGCGTCCTGGCCCTCGGTTCCGGGCTGGACGACGCCTTCGGCGCCCTGACCTCGTACCGCCGTGCCGTACGCCGCCCGCACCCGGACCACACCACGCTGCCGGTCGTCTTCAACGACTACATGAACACGCTGATGGGCGATCCGACGACGGAGAAACTGCTGCCGCTGATCGACGCGGCCGCCGATGCCGGGTCGGAGTACTTCTGCATCGACTCCGGCTGGTACGACGACGGCACCGAGGGCTGGTGGGACAGCGTCGGCGAATGGCTGCCTTCACCTCGCCGCTTCCCCGACGGCGGAATCCAGGAGGTCCTCGACCGGATCCGGGAGCGCGGCATGGTGCCCGGTCTGTGGCTGGAGCCGGAGGTCGTGGGCGTACGCAGTCCGGTCGCGGACTCACTGCCGCCGGACGCCTTCTTCCAGCGCGACGGCCTGCGCATCACCGAGCAGGGCCGCCACCAGCTCGATCTGCGACACCCCGCCGCCCGTGCGCACCTGGACAAGACGGTGGACCGGCTCGTCGGCGACTGGGGGGTGGGCTACCTCAAACTGGACTACAACATCGTGGTCGACCCGGGGACCTGCGCCCCTAGGGACATCGCGCCGGGAGCCGGGCTGCTCGGCCACGCCGAGGCGTACCTGGGCTGGCTGTCCGAGGTGCTGGACCGGCACCCGGGTCTGGTGATCGAGAACTGCGCCTCGGGCGGGATGCGGATGGACGGGGCGACGCTGGCCGTCGCCCAGCTCCAGTCCACCAGCGATCAGCAGGACCCGCTGCGCTTCCCACCGATCGCCGCCGCCGCACCGACGGCGGTCCCGCCCGAGCAGGGCGCTGTCTGGGCCTACCCGCAGCCCGAGTTCGACGACGATCTGATCACCTTCACTCTGGGCGGGGCGCTGCTCGGGCGAATTCATCTGTCGGGCCACCTGAACCGGATGTCGGAGTACCAACTCGGGCTCGTCCGCAGCGCGGTGGCCGTGTACAAGTCCATCCGCGGGGATCTCGCGGAGGCCGTGCCGTTCTGGCCGCTCGGCCTTCCTGGCTGGACGGACGAATGGCTGGCTCTGGGGATGCGGCTGCCTGGTGACAGTACGTCGTACGTCTCGGTCTGGCGCCGCGGCGGGGAGAGCGAACTCCATCTGCCGGTGCGGCACTTGGCAGGCCGGAAGGTTCGCACGGAGATCCTGCACCCGTCCGCTCCGACAGCCGGTTCGGCGGTCTGGGAAGGGGACGGTGACGGGACCGGGGACGGACTGCGGGTGTCGCTGCCGCGCACGCCCGGCGTCCTGCTGATCCGTCTCACTTCGGGAGGGTAG
- a CDS encoding CocE/NonD family hydrolase — protein MRYIENLPHTTRQEDHVRIPMPDGVHLSARIWRPVSSDDSPVPAILEYIPYRKGDLSSVRDSIHHPYIAGHGYACVRVDLRGTGDSEGVLTDEYLEVEQSDAEAVLDWLAARPWCDGTTGMMGISWGAFAALQVAARRPASLRAIVISSFTDDRYADDMHYMGGAMLSDNLAEAGTMFAYATCPPDPSAVGERWREMWHERLDAAQPWVLNWLRHQRRDSYWRHASVCEDYTAIRCPVLASSGWADGYSNAVTRLLSHLDVPRKGLIGPWSHKYPHLGEPGPAIGYLQEVVRWWDHWLKGADNGAVDGPMLRAWMQDSVPPSTSYEERPGRWVSEPTWPSRHVRNTAYALRSRHLTAEGEAPNDGRSQTLRSPLSVGQFAGKWASYNAPPDLPYDQREEDGGSLVYETEPLTDRLEILGAPRVELEVSADQPVAMVAARLSDVAPDGSATRITYGVLNLTRRDSTDEPSPLEPGQLHRATLHLNGVAQAFPPGHRIRLSLSTSYWPLAWPPPRPTLLTVHEQPCRLVLPVRPADEPGTSAPFEAPEGATPITTTQMTPPEQRWEVSRDLIDYGAALNIVKDRGTIHFDAMDLDVGCRAHERYTSVADDFTSPAGEVTWTMSFRRKDWDVRVRTSTTLTCDAEEFHVNATLDAYEGGRRVASRTWNESVSRDML, from the coding sequence ATGCGATATATCGAGAACCTCCCTCACACCACCAGGCAAGAGGACCACGTCAGGATCCCGATGCCGGACGGCGTCCACCTCTCGGCGCGCATCTGGCGCCCGGTGTCCTCGGACGACTCCCCCGTCCCGGCGATCCTGGAGTACATCCCGTACCGCAAGGGCGATCTGAGTTCGGTCCGCGACTCGATCCACCACCCCTACATCGCCGGGCACGGCTACGCGTGTGTCCGTGTCGACCTGCGCGGTACCGGTGACTCCGAGGGCGTACTCACCGACGAGTACCTGGAAGTCGAGCAGAGCGACGCCGAGGCGGTGCTCGACTGGCTCGCCGCGCGGCCCTGGTGCGACGGCACAACTGGAATGATGGGCATTTCCTGGGGCGCGTTCGCGGCGCTGCAGGTGGCCGCTCGGCGCCCCGCGAGTCTGCGGGCCATCGTCATCTCCTCGTTCACCGACGACCGTTACGCCGACGACATGCACTACATGGGCGGCGCGATGCTGTCCGACAACCTCGCCGAAGCGGGCACCATGTTCGCCTACGCCACGTGCCCACCGGACCCGTCCGCCGTGGGCGAGCGCTGGCGCGAGATGTGGCACGAGCGTCTGGACGCCGCACAGCCGTGGGTCCTGAACTGGCTGCGCCATCAGCGCCGCGACAGTTACTGGCGGCACGCGTCGGTGTGCGAGGACTACACCGCCATACGCTGCCCCGTCCTCGCCTCCAGCGGCTGGGCCGACGGATACTCCAACGCGGTGACCCGTCTGCTCTCCCACCTGGACGTGCCGCGCAAGGGGCTGATCGGCCCCTGGTCCCACAAGTACCCGCACCTGGGCGAACCCGGACCAGCCATCGGCTACCTCCAGGAAGTGGTGCGCTGGTGGGACCACTGGCTGAAGGGTGCGGACAACGGGGCGGTGGACGGTCCGATGCTCCGGGCGTGGATGCAGGACAGCGTGCCACCCTCCACCTCGTACGAGGAACGCCCCGGCCGCTGGGTCAGCGAACCCACCTGGCCCTCGCGGCACGTTCGCAACACCGCGTACGCGCTGCGCTCCCGCCACCTCACAGCCGAGGGCGAAGCCCCGAACGACGGGCGGAGCCAGACGCTGCGGTCCCCGCTGTCCGTGGGGCAGTTCGCCGGAAAGTGGGCCTCCTACAACGCCCCGCCGGACCTGCCCTATGACCAGCGTGAGGAGGACGGCGGCTCCCTGGTCTACGAGACCGAGCCGTTGACGGACCGGCTGGAGATACTCGGGGCGCCACGTGTCGAACTGGAGGTGAGCGCCGACCAGCCCGTGGCCATGGTGGCCGCCCGGCTGTCGGACGTGGCCCCGGACGGCAGCGCCACCCGGATCACGTACGGCGTACTCAACCTCACCCGCCGGGACAGCACGGACGAACCCTCGCCCTTGGAGCCGGGTCAACTCCACCGGGCCACGCTGCACTTGAACGGTGTGGCGCAGGCATTTCCACCGGGCCACCGCATAAGGCTTTCCCTGTCCACGTCGTACTGGCCGTTGGCCTGGCCACCGCCACGGCCCACGCTCCTGACGGTCCACGAGCAGCCGTGTCGCCTCGTCCTACCGGTTCGCCCGGCCGACGAACCGGGCACCTCGGCCCCCTTCGAGGCGCCCGAGGGCGCCACCCCCATCACGACGACTCAGATGACGCCGCCCGAGCAGCGCTGGGAGGTCAGCCGCGACCTGATCGACTACGGCGCGGCGTTGAACATCGTCAAGGATCGCGGCACGATCCACTTCGACGCGATGGACCTGGACGTCGGGTGCCGCGCCCACGAGCGGTACACCTCAGTCGCCGACGACTTCACCTCACCGGCCGGTGAAGTGACGTGGACCATGAGTTTCCGGCGCAAGGACTGGGACGTACGGGTCCGCACGAGCACGACGTTGACCTGCGACGCCGAGGAATTCCACGTCAACGCCACGCTGGACGCCTACGAGGGCGGTCGGCGCGTCGCCTCGCGCACCTGGAACGAGTCGGTCTCCAGGGACATGCTGTAG